A genomic window from Diospyros lotus cultivar Yz01 chromosome 2, ASM1463336v1, whole genome shotgun sequence includes:
- the LOC127793869 gene encoding stress-response A/B barrel domain-containing protein UP3 codes for MSAQIVEHIVLFKVKPETDPSKIDSMVAGLAGLSTLDPVLHLSVGPLHRNRSPAFSFTHMLHSRYKSKDDLDAYSGHPAHVSVVTERVRPICEDVMAVDWVSDGLAGPVAPRVGSAMRVTFLKLKEGLGEKERGEVLSVIGGVKDGFPATEQISYGENFSPARAKGFSIGSIAVLPGVSELEALDADSDLAESMKNKVRDLLESVIVLDYVIPQQQSASL; via the coding sequence ATGTCGGCCCAAATCGTCGAACACATTGTCCTCTTTAAGGTCAAACCCGAGACCGACCCATCCAAGATCGACTCCATGGTCGCAGGCCTCGCCGGCCTCTCTACTCTCGACCCCGTCCTCCACCTGTCCGTCGGCCCCCTCCACCGGAACCGCTCGCCGGCGTTCTCCTTCACCCACATGCTCCACAGCCGCTACAAGTCCAAGGACGATCTCGACGCCTATTCGGGTCACCCGGCACACGTCAGCGTCGTTACGGAACGGGTCCGCCCGATCTGCGAGGATGTCATGGCCGTCGACTGGGTCTCCGACGGGTTGGCCGGGCCGGTGGCTCCTCGGGTCGGTTCGGCCATGCGGGTCACGTTCCTGAAGCTAAAGGAGGGATTGGGGGAAAAGGAGAGAGGAGAGGTTTTGAGCGTGATTGGCGGAGTCAAAGACGGTTTTCCGGCGACTGAGCAGATCAGCTATGGGGAGAACTTCTCGCCGGCGAGGGCGAAGGGGTTTTCGATTGGCTCGATTGCGGTTCTGCCGGGAGTGAGTGAATTGGAGGCGCTGGATGCGGATTCGGACCTGGCGGAATCGATGAAGAACAAGGTTAGGGATTTGCTGGAGAGTGTCATCGTTTTGGATTACGTGATTCCGCAGCAGCAAAGCGCAAGCCTTTGA
- the LOC127793999 gene encoding protein ELF4-LIKE 3, translating to MEGDTFSGLGNGTQLDGKVLQTFQKSFVQVQNILDQNRLLINEINQNHESKIPDNLSRNVGLIRELNNNIRRVVDLYADLSSSFTKSMDGSSEGDSSGLKSDAKAGNKRNRPG from the coding sequence ATGGAGGGGGACACATTTTCTGGGCTTGGCAATGGCACACAGCTAGATGGGAAGGTGTTGCAGACATTTCAAAAGAGCTTTGTTCAGGTTCAGAACATTTTGGATCAAAACAGGCTTTTGATCAATGAGATCAACCAGAATCATGAATCCAAAATTCCAGACAATCTGAGTAGAAATGTGGGTTTGATTAGGGAGCTCAACAACAACATTAGGAGGGTGGTTGACCTCTATGCTGATCTCTCGAGCTCTTTCACCAAGTCCATGGATGGCTCGTCGGAAGGCGACTCGAGTGGCCTAAAATCAGATGCCAAGGCCGGGAACAAGAGGAACAGGCCCGGGTGA